The sequence below is a genomic window from Halolamina litorea.
CCGAACTCACCGAACGGCTTCGACGAATCGAGATCGGTATCCGCGAGGTTGAGGGCTGCACTGCCCAGGGCGTCGAGGCCGACGAGATGGCGACACTCCTTGCGTCATTCTGGAACGGCGAGACACGCGACGAAGGCAAGATGGGCGAGCGCATCCGAACGACACCACTCATCGGAGGTGCGAAATGATCCCCGACTGGGTGCCGTTCTTCGGTGGGGATGCAGACGACTCCGGAGAAGCCGAATCCGCCGATCCTGCCGTCGAGTACGACGCCGCACAAACACCGCTCGACACACTCTCCGACACCCACCAGCGCCTGATCGCTCCTGAGCACGTCGTCGAACACGCAAACGGTGTCGAGACCGGAGAGCACTGGCGGCGGACGCTGTGGGCCGCGGAGTACCCTGACGAACCGATGGATGGCCTCTTCGAGACGCTCTATGCAACCGGCGAGACCCGCGAGACCGACCTCTCGATCCATCTCGACCCACGGGACACCCACAGCACGCTGAACGAACTCGAAAACCGGATCGAGAGCCTCACCGCTGACCACGAGTACCTCGCGGAGAAACACCGTGCTGGCGCTCGCGGGGTTCGGAAGGACCTCGAGGACTACCAAGCGCTCTATGACGTCCTCCGGAACTCTCCCATGCGAGCATTCGACGTCTCGATGTACCTCAGCGCTCGTGGCGAGCAGGGAACCAGCACTATTGACGGTGTGAGTAAGACAGCACGCCAAGCCCCTGCGAACCTGACGCCTGTGACGCCGCGGTGGTCACAGCTTGACGCGCTCACTGCGAGTAGTCCGATAGGCGTCGACGCACTTGACGAGACACTCGATACACGGACACCGATGCTCGCAGGCGCCGTGGGGGCGATGTTCCCCTTCGTCGCCGGAGCGTTTGCCGAACCCGGCGTTGAGTACGGTACTTACGCACTCAACGAGAGTCCCGTGATTCTCGATCGGTTCAACCGCTCGACGGGGTACTGCATGATGACCATCGGAAAGCTCGGTGCGGGGAAGTCCTTCTCGACGAAACTCCAGCTCGTACGGCAGGCGATGTACGACGACGACACGACGATCGTGATGCTCGACCCGATGGAGGGCTTCGCTGGCGTGAATAGCGCCCTCGGTGGTGAGCGCATCATCGTCGGTGGGCGTCGCGGCCTGAACCCACTCAAACTGAAGCCAACACCTCCAGAAGTGCTCACAAGCGTACCCGATATCGATCCGTGGGCTGAGCAGATCTCGTGGGTGATGACGTTCTTCGAGACGTTCTTCGCTGGCGTCGCCGACAGCCCGCTCGGTCGTCGTAAGCAGACCCTTCGCCGGGCGGTCCAAGACGCCTACGAGCAACAGGGAATCACCCGAGACCCGTCGACGCACGACAACCCGTCACCGACGGTGCAGACCGTCATCGGGGTGCTTGAGGACCTCCTCGCTGATCCTGGTGAGTTCGGGTATGCAACCGAGGGCGAACAAGAGAGCGTTCGAAGCGATGCCCAATCACTGCTGAAGGACCTCCGACCCTCGTTCAGGCCGGACGGTGACTTTGCGAACCTCACCAAGCCAACCGAGTTCGACTTTGACGCGAACGTCCTCTACCTTGACCTCCACCAAGAGGAGGGCACCCAGGGACGCATGGAGACCAGCCTGATGATGCAGGTGGTGTTCAACGCCGTCTACGAGCGAGCCAAGGAGACGAGCAAGAAGGTCGTCTTCGTCATCGACGAGGCACACTATCTCATGGACGATGCGACCTCGCTGGGCTTCCTTGAGACCGCTGTTCGGCATAGTCGGCACTACGACATCTCGCTGCAGTTCGTGACGCAGACTGGCGGGGAGTTCACGCTCACCCCCGAGGCGAAGACGATCGCCGATCTCTGTTCAATCGTCCAGATCCATCGCGTTGCCGAGGAGGCCGAGAAGCTCGCGACGTGGTTCGGCTTGAGCGAACGTGAGACGAATTGGGTCCGAACGGCGAAAGCCGGGAACGAGGAAGACGGCTACTCGGAGGCGCTCCTCGGCATTGACGAAGAGGGGTGGTTCCCGATCCGGGTTCGAGCGAGTGGGTATGAGGCGGCAGTCGTCGACGGAGAGGCGCCGACGGACGCAGATGATCCACCGACGCAGGCCAGCGACACGCATTCGACCAACGGCACGCACTTGGACCGAAGCGGTGCGGAGGCGGCTGATGATTAACGTCGACGCAATCCCCGAGGAACTGCAGGAAGTGCCCCAGTGGCTCTGCTGGAGTGAGCAGGTGCGCGATGGGAAACAGACGAAGGTCCCACTTGATCCACAAACGGGTTCGTACGCCTCCGTGACCGACCCCGGTACGTGGGGCCCCTTCCAGGTCGCGACGGAGGCTGCAACGGATGATTCCGTGGCCGGCATCGGCTTCGTTTTCACCGACGATGATCCCTTCGTCGGCGTTGATCTGGATGACTGTCGGGACGCTGAGACTGGATCTGCCGAGCCCTGGGCGCGTGATCTTCTCACCCGGTTGGACTCGTTCACCGAGGTGAGCCCCTCTGGAACAGGCTTCCATGTTTACGTCCGAGGAGTGCTTCCCGCGGGTGGCAATCGCTCAGGCTCACTGGAGTGTTACGAGTCATCGCGGTTCTTCACCGTTACGGGTGACTGGGTGGCTGGGACGCCAGAAAACGTCCACGAACGGACAGCCGCCCTGCAAGCGATGCATACGGAGCACATCGCCACGTCGGTCCCGTCGACAGCATCCATACCCGACGAAGTATCGACGACAATCGCGGACGAAACACTGCTCTCGAAGGCGATGAACGCGAAGAACGGTGAGAAGTTCACGCGGCTCTGGAACGGCAACACCAGTGGCTACGACAGTCAGTCGGAGGCAGATATGGCACTCTG
It includes:
- a CDS encoding VirB4 family type IV secretion system protein, with amino-acid sequence MIPDWVPFFGGDADDSGEAESADPAVEYDAAQTPLDTLSDTHQRLIAPEHVVEHANGVETGEHWRRTLWAAEYPDEPMDGLFETLYATGETRETDLSIHLDPRDTHSTLNELENRIESLTADHEYLAEKHRAGARGVRKDLEDYQALYDVLRNSPMRAFDVSMYLSARGEQGTSTIDGVSKTARQAPANLTPVTPRWSQLDALTASSPIGVDALDETLDTRTPMLAGAVGAMFPFVAGAFAEPGVEYGTYALNESPVILDRFNRSTGYCMMTIGKLGAGKSFSTKLQLVRQAMYDDDTTIVMLDPMEGFAGVNSALGGERIIVGGRRGLNPLKLKPTPPEVLTSVPDIDPWAEQISWVMTFFETFFAGVADSPLGRRKQTLRRAVQDAYEQQGITRDPSTHDNPSPTVQTVIGVLEDLLADPGEFGYATEGEQESVRSDAQSLLKDLRPSFRPDGDFANLTKPTEFDFDANVLYLDLHQEEGTQGRMETSLMMQVVFNAVYERAKETSKKVVFVIDEAHYLMDDATSLGFLETAVRHSRHYDISLQFVTQTGGEFTLTPEAKTIADLCSIVQIHRVAEEAEKLATWFGLSERETNWVRTAKAGNEEDGYSEALLGIDEEGWFPIRVRASGYEAAVVDGEAPTDADDPPTQASDTHSTNGTHLDRSGAEAADD